The SAR202 cluster bacterium genome includes a window with the following:
- a CDS encoding DUF2277 domain-containing protein, protein MCRSIKVLRTLEPPATSEEVQAAALQYVRKISGYRKPSRVNQKAFDAAVRQITAASHRLLAAMEHGTG, encoded by the coding sequence ATGTGCCGCAGCATCAAGGTCCTTCGCACTCTTGAACCTCCCGCCACGAGCGAGGAGGTCCAGGCCGCCGCCCTCCAGTACGTCCGCAAGATCAGCGGCTACCGCAAGCCCTCCCGTGTCAACCAGAAGGCCTTCGACGCCGCCGTCCGCCAGATAACCGCTGCCTCCCATCGCCTCCTTGCCGCCATGGAGCACGGGACCGGATAA